A genomic region of Miscanthus floridulus cultivar M001 chromosome 3, ASM1932011v1, whole genome shotgun sequence contains the following coding sequences:
- the LOC136544417 gene encoding uncharacterized protein → MEAGGDEDGEKEAVAAGAQELVGLVPQLEVPHNQPSSPHGRRSRRGSGGERGGGAGSPAGAGPISRCVVRGGGGGGGGSPDGSSRHGAAASPDGAGCRPRRGRRGGASSPTGAPARPRGGLGVAASPSSSPSGADSSNGAGGGRCHHHAACDAGARRGEGSAATEE, encoded by the coding sequence ATGGAGGCCGGAGGAGATGAGGATGGGGAAAAGGAGGCGGTGGCCGCCGGTGCCCAGGAACTCGTGGGGCTGGTCCCCCAGCTCGAGGTGCCCCACAATCAGCCAAGCTCGCCCCATGGTCGTAGATCGAGGCGTGGGTCCGGCGGGGaacgcggcggcggggcgggctCGCCGGCCGGCGCTGGCCCCATCTCGCGGTGTGTggtgcgcgggggggggggggggggggggggctcgcccGACGGCAGCTCGCGGCACGGCGCAGCGGCCTCGCCCGACGGCGCGGGGTGCAGGCCACGGCGTGGCAGACGCGGCGGGGCGAGCTCGCCCACCGGAGCACCGGCCAGACCGCGCGGCGGACTGGGCGTGGCGGCCTCCCCAAGCAGCAGTCCCAGTGGCGCGGACTCGTCCAATGGCGCGGGAGGCGGCCGCTGTCACCACCACGCAGCTTGCGATGCCGGAGCCCGTCGTGGAGAAGGCTCCGCTGCCACCGAAGAGTGA
- the LOC136546883 gene encoding NDR1/HIN1-like protein 2 produces MRRYGQSLYQPQSPVARCVNFLCAVLLTLILVAGVILFVLWLSLRPHRPKFYLADFSIPNANRQSGLANLPVHFTVNEHNPNQKIGMYYDEILASVFYGDQLVATGPVMNPFYQQPKGDTPVQGTLLARGPVPTDPSWGRFAGEMSAGSVEMRLVLTSKVQFQVKVWDTKHHHMKVECDFTMQGDGTLRRQDKNSRCTLYF; encoded by the coding sequence ATGCGGCGCTACGGGCAGTCGCTGTACCAGCCGCAGAGCCCGGTGGCGCGGTGCGTCAACTTCCTCTGCGCGGTGCTGCTCACGCTGATCCTCGTCGCCGGCGTCATCCTCTTCGTGCTGTGGCTGAGCCTCCGTCCGCACCGGCCCAAGTTCTACCTCGCCGACTTCTCCATCCCCAACGCCAACCGGCAGTCCGGCCTGGCCAACCTGCCCGTGCACTTCACCGTCAACGAGCACAACCCCAACCAGAAGATCGGCATGTACTACGACGAGATCCTCGCGTCGGTGTTCTACGGCGACCAGCTCGTCGCCACGGGGCCCGTGATGAATCCCTTCTACCAGCAGCCCAAGGGCGACACGCCCGTGCAGGGCACCCTCCTCGCGAGGGGGCCCGTCCCGACGGACCCGTCGTGGGGGCGGTTCGCCGGCGAGATGTCGGCGGGGAGCGTCGAGATGCGGCTGGTGCTCACCTCCAAGGTGCAGTTCCAGGTGAAGGTGTGGGACACCAAGCATCACCACATGAAGGTGGAGTGCGACTTCACGATGCAAGGGGACGGCACGCTCCGTCGGCAGGACAAGAACTCCCGGTGCACGCTCTACTTCTAG
- the LOC136546884 gene encoding glycerol-3-phosphate acyltransferase 9-like yields MASSSVAADMELDRPNLEDYLPPDSLPQEAPRNLHLRDLLDISPVLTEAAGAIVDDSFTRCFKSNSPEPWNWNIYLFPLWCFGVVIRYGILFPLRSLTLAIGWLAFFAAFFPVHFLLKGQDKLRSKIERKLVEMMCSVFVASWTGVIKYHGPRPSTRPHQVFVANHTSMIDFIILEQMTAFAVIMQKHPGWVGFIQKTILESVGCIWFNRNDLRDREVTARKLRDHVQQPDNNPLLIFPEGTCVNNQYTVMFKKGAFELGCAVCPIAIKYNKIFVDAFWNSKKQSFTMHLVRLMTSWAVVCDVWYLEPQYLREGETAIAFAERVREMIAARAGLKKVPWDGYLKHNRPSPKHTEEKQRIFAESVLRRLEEK; encoded by the exons ATGGCGAGCTCGTCTGTGGCGGCGGACATGGAGCTGGACCGCCCGAACCTGGAGGACTACCTCCCGCCCGACTCGCTCCCGCAGGAGGCGCCCCGGAATCTCCATCT GCGCGATCTGCTGGACATCTCGCCGGTGCTAACCGAGGCGGCGGGTGCCATCGTCGAT GATTCATTCACGCGTTGCTTTAAGTCGAATTCTCCAGAACCATGGAATTGGAACATATATTTGTTCCCCTTATGGTGCTTCGGTGTAGTAATTAGATATGGAATACTCTTCCCACTGAG GTCCTTAACACTTGCAATAGGATGGTTAGCATTTTTTGCCGCCTTTTTTCCCGTCCATTTCTTATTGAAAGGTCAAGACAAGTTGAGAAGTAAAATTGAG AGGAAGTTGGTTGAAATGATGTGCAGTGTTTTTGTTGCTTCATGGACTGGAGTGATCAAGTACCATGGACCACGCCCAAGCACACGACCTCATCAG GTATTTGTTGCAAACCATACATCAATGATAGATTTCATTATTCTGGAGCAAATGACGGCATTTGCTGTCATCATGCAGAAGCATCCTGGATGGGTTG gatttattcagaaaactaTCTTGGAAAGTGTGGGTTGCATCTGGTTTAACCGTAATGATCTCCGGGATCGTGAAGTTACGGCACGGAA GTTGCGTGACCATGTTCAACAACCAGACAACAACCCTCTCTTGATTTTCCCAGAAGGAACTTGTGTTAACAACCAGTACACGGTCATGTTCAAGAAG GGTGCCTTTGAGCTTGGGTGCGCTGTCTGTCCAATAGCTATCAAGTACAATAAAATATTTGTGGATGCCTTTTGGAACAGTAAGAA GCAATCTTTTACAATGCACTTGGTCCGACTGATGACATCATGGGCTGTTGTGTGTGATGTTTGGTACTTGGAGCCTCAATATCTGAGGGAGGGAGAGACTGCGATTGCGTTTGCTGAGAG AGTAAGGGAAATGATAGCAGCTAGAGCTGGTCTTAAGAAGGTTCCATGGGATGGCTATCTGAAACACAACCGCCCTAGTCCCAAACACACTGAAGAGAA GCAACGCATATTCGCCGAATCTGTCTTGAGGAGACTAGAGGAGAAATGA